A DNA window from Desulfurobacterium atlanticum contains the following coding sequences:
- the miaA gene encoding tRNA (adenosine(37)-N6)-dimethylallyltransferase MiaA — translation MERELPVVILTGPTATGKTDFSIKLAKEIDAEIISADSMQVYKELDIGTDKISYEGMKGIPHHLIDIVPPDRPFSVADFVREADKAIKEIRERGKIPLVVGGTGFYIRSLIYGLPELPPKDENLRKELEKIPSEKLYDELKRVDPLYASRISPEDRKRIIRAIEVYKLTGKPLSSFKEPDTPRYRFVGYFLYRNRDELYKRIENRVDSQIKRGLVEEAKKLLSYGREITAFQALGYKEMLPYIEGEVSLEEVVRVLKRRTKQFAKRQFTWFRKEKGFKWLNMSQIPEEDIINMIKEDIKKGVRLCSR, via the coding sequence ATGGAAAGAGAGCTGCCAGTTGTCATCCTGACAGGTCCTACAGCTACGGGAAAAACCGATTTCTCAATAAAACTTGCTAAAGAAATAGATGCTGAAATTATAAGTGCAGACTCTATGCAGGTGTATAAAGAACTTGATATCGGGACGGATAAAATATCTTATGAAGGGATGAAAGGGATTCCTCACCATCTGATAGATATTGTTCCTCCAGATAGACCGTTTTCTGTTGCAGATTTTGTAAGAGAAGCAGATAAAGCTATAAAGGAGATAAGAGAGAGGGGTAAGATTCCGCTTGTTGTAGGCGGAACAGGTTTTTACATAAGGAGTCTCATTTACGGTCTTCCTGAACTGCCGCCTAAGGATGAGAATTTGCGAAAAGAGCTTGAGAAAATTCCTTCAGAAAAACTGTATGATGAACTTAAGAGAGTTGACCCTTTGTATGCTTCAAGAATTTCTCCTGAAGACAGAAAAAGAATCATAAGAGCTATTGAGGTGTATAAACTTACAGGGAAGCCTCTTTCTTCTTTTAAGGAGCCTGATACTCCAAGGTATAGGTTTGTCGGGTATTTTCTATACCGCAACAGGGATGAGCTTTATAAAAGGATAGAAAATAGGGTTGATTCTCAGATAAAGAGAGGGCTTGTTGAGGAGGCGAAAAAACTACTTTCTTACGGAAGAGAGATAACCGCTTTTCAGGCTTTAGGGTATAAGGAGATGTTGCCTTATATAGAAGGGGAAGTTTCTCTTGAAGAAGTGGTAAGAGTGTTAAAGAGGAGAACAAAACAGTTTGCAAAAAGGCAGTTTACATGGTTTAGAAAGGAGAAAGGTTTTAAGTGGCTAAATATGTCTCAAATTCCTGAAGAAGATATTATTAATATGATAAAGGAAGATATTAAAAAGGGGGTAAGGCTATGCAGCCGATGA
- the recR gene encoding recombination mediator RecR — MIYPETLEIVIDFLSSVSGISERAAERAVLSLAKLPGNERIRVINALKEIDTIKSCSKCGLPTVETLCPICASEERDKTVVCVVEQPRDAVSIEKLGKYKGVYHVLGGLISPLENIGPEDLRIKELFQRLKTEGVKEIIIALNPTVEGEATAKFLIDRIRDKHIKIYRIAYGIPYGGTIDMADELTLKRSFEDMKLLTGGD; from the coding sequence TTGATATATCCTGAAACTCTTGAAATAGTAATTGATTTTCTTTCTTCTGTATCTGGTATAAGTGAGAGGGCAGCAGAAAGGGCAGTTTTATCTCTGGCAAAACTTCCGGGTAATGAGCGGATAAGGGTAATAAACGCTTTAAAGGAGATAGATACTATAAAATCCTGCTCAAAATGCGGTCTTCCAACTGTTGAAACCTTATGCCCTATATGTGCTTCAGAAGAGAGAGATAAAACTGTTGTATGTGTTGTTGAACAGCCAAGGGATGCTGTTTCTATAGAGAAACTTGGTAAGTATAAAGGAGTTTATCACGTTCTTGGAGGTCTCATTTCTCCACTTGAAAATATTGGTCCGGAAGATTTAAGAATAAAGGAGCTCTTTCAAAGGTTAAAAACAGAAGGTGTAAAAGAGATAATAATTGCCCTTAATCCGACGGTTGAGGGTGAAGCAACAGCAAAGTTTCTGATTGATAGAATTAGGGATAAACACATTAAAATATATCGTATAGCCTATGGGATTCCCTACGGCGGTACAATAGATATGGCTGATGAGTTAACTTTAAAACGTTCCTTTGAAGATATGAAACTTTTAACTGGAGGAGACTGA
- a CDS encoding roadblock/LC7 domain-containing protein, with protein sequence MLSIRPEEDRKLREILTALCTESKAKVVFLIDKAGQLISRSNAPAYTSNDITFASLTAGNVAASEALSKLLGDKTLNHAFTETEDEGIYMSLIKQKLILVVIFEKYTSNLGIIRVKLKKYKPQIEEIIENIEMKSSKEKELGKEIDIEDINIDNLFE encoded by the coding sequence GTGCTTAGTATAAGACCTGAAGAAGATAGAAAATTAAGAGAAATACTTACTGCTCTGTGTACTGAAAGTAAAGCAAAGGTTGTGTTTCTTATTGATAAGGCAGGTCAACTTATAAGCCGGAGTAATGCTCCGGCTTATACTTCAAACGATATTACGTTTGCATCTTTAACTGCTGGAAATGTGGCTGCTTCAGAGGCACTTTCAAAGCTTCTTGGAGATAAAACTTTGAATCACGCTTTTACAGAGACGGAAGATGAAGGTATATATATGTCTCTTATAAAGCAGAAACTAATTCTTGTTGTTATTTTTGAAAAGTATACGTCAAATCTTGGGATAATTAGAGTAAAACTTAAGAAGTATAAACCTCAGATTGAGGAGATTATAGAAAACATAGAGATGAAGTCGTCTAAAGAGAAAGAGCTTGGAAAAGAGATAGATATTGAAGATATTAACATAGATAATCTGTTTGAGTAA
- the hflX gene encoding GTPase HflX, with translation MLKDREEIDVNEMKGLVEALGGEVVGLVFQKRKSLHPATYIGKGKLEEVKRLADYRGADAVVVYHNISSSQIRNIERITGLQVLDRSEIIIEIFARRAKTKEAKVQVELAKCYHLLSRLRGKGKELSRLGGGIGTRGPGEKKVEIDLRAIRRKMYKLQKEIEKFSKRKKLVLDSRKKKGFVTVAVTGYTNVGKSTLVRKLTGEDIFIKDMPFATLDTRTGSIYLKNAGKKALITDTVGFIKDIPHELIASFKATLQEVAEADIVVVVYDVTSPSLKEESETVEKILSELGASKKPRITVINKIDKTSLNRDEIMVDVAGHIKNFENPVFLSAVSGEGMDEFFEKLEYVVSSFF, from the coding sequence GTGTTGAAGGATAGAGAAGAGATAGATGTTAATGAGATGAAAGGTCTTGTTGAAGCTCTTGGCGGTGAAGTTGTTGGCCTGGTTTTTCAAAAGAGGAAAAGTCTTCATCCTGCAACCTATATAGGGAAAGGAAAACTTGAAGAAGTAAAAAGGTTGGCAGACTATAGAGGAGCTGATGCTGTTGTTGTTTATCACAATATTTCTTCTTCACAGATAAGAAATATTGAAAGGATAACAGGGCTTCAGGTTCTTGACCGCTCCGAAATCATAATAGAGATTTTTGCAAGAAGGGCAAAGACAAAAGAGGCAAAGGTTCAGGTTGAGCTTGCAAAATGTTATCACCTTCTTTCTCGATTACGGGGGAAGGGTAAAGAGCTTTCAAGGCTTGGTGGCGGAATAGGGACCAGAGGCCCCGGGGAGAAAAAAGTAGAAATTGATTTAAGGGCTATCCGCAGGAAAATGTATAAGCTTCAAAAAGAGATAGAAAAATTTTCAAAGAGAAAGAAACTTGTTCTGGATAGCAGGAAAAAGAAAGGTTTTGTCACTGTTGCAGTTACTGGATATACAAATGTTGGTAAGTCAACACTGGTAAGAAAACTTACAGGGGAGGACATTTTTATAAAAGATATGCCCTTTGCTACCCTTGATACAAGGACAGGTTCTATTTACCTTAAAAATGCAGGAAAAAAAGCGCTTATAACAGATACCGTTGGGTTTATAAAGGATATACCTCATGAGCTTATAGCTTCATTTAAAGCTACACTTCAAGAGGTGGCAGAGGCAGATATAGTTGTGGTTGTATATGATGTGACATCACCTTCTTTGAAAGAGGAATCTGAAACCGTTGAAAAGATACTTTCAGAGCTTGGCGCTTCTAAAAAGCCCCGTATAACGGTGATTAATAAAATTGATAAAACTTCTCTTAATAGAGATGAGATTATGGTTGATGTGGCGGGGCATATTAAAAATTTTGAAAACCCTGTATTTTTATCGGCGGTTTCAGGAGAAGGGATGGATGAATTTTTTGAAAAACTTGAATATGTTGTTTCATCTTTCTTTTAG
- the lpxK gene encoding tetraacyldisaccharide 4'-kinase — translation MNLEEVRKKVLSKKGGWFFLYPLFFILSKLFCFFARFRYELYKGGILKTITPAVPVISVGNIVAGGTGKTPLVEYIYTMLQDVGFTPAVVMRGYGGKEKGPVVAEDEPERFGDEAALYVKKGFFVVVSRDRLAGIDFAVSKGANVVVLDDGFQQLGIKPTVNVVVVDPFNPFGGNMCLPLGTLREPVDALERADCFVISRANFASFEKVNSLEIYLKTFRKQVFKGEQCFKYWIDRTFRKVEPPEKEITVFCGIGSPQQFLQQLKEEGFKVIKSFLFPDHHFYTAEEIKTLSKYPNLVTTEKDLVKVKDYDIDVKVPVLGVEVFGLKEFILNRIKNVEKHEEKNEKESFVPDGVSVSQSVERRIFKES, via the coding sequence TTGAATCTTGAAGAGGTTAGAAAAAAGGTTTTAAGTAAAAAAGGCGGTTGGTTTTTCCTTTATCCACTATTTTTTATACTTTCAAAACTTTTCTGCTTTTTTGCAAGGTTTCGTTATGAACTGTATAAAGGTGGTATATTAAAAACGATTACTCCTGCTGTGCCTGTTATTTCTGTTGGAAATATTGTTGCTGGAGGTACTGGTAAAACTCCACTTGTTGAGTATATCTATACGATGCTTCAGGATGTTGGATTTACTCCTGCTGTTGTTATGAGGGGCTATGGAGGGAAGGAGAAAGGGCCTGTAGTTGCAGAAGATGAACCTGAAAGATTCGGAGATGAGGCGGCACTTTATGTAAAAAAGGGATTTTTCGTGGTTGTAAGCAGGGATAGACTGGCAGGGATAGATTTTGCCGTTTCTAAAGGGGCCAATGTAGTTGTGCTTGATGATGGATTCCAACAGCTTGGAATAAAACCAACGGTAAATGTTGTTGTTGTGGATCCTTTTAATCCCTTTGGTGGAAATATGTGTCTTCCTCTTGGCACTTTAAGGGAGCCTGTTGATGCTCTTGAAAGGGCAGACTGCTTTGTTATATCAAGAGCCAACTTTGCTTCTTTTGAGAAAGTTAACTCTCTTGAAATATATCTTAAAACATTTAGAAAACAGGTATTTAAAGGGGAGCAGTGTTTTAAATACTGGATTGATAGAACTTTTAGAAAGGTTGAACCGCCAGAAAAGGAAATTACAGTATTTTGCGGAATAGGTTCTCCACAACAGTTTCTACAACAGCTTAAAGAGGAAGGATTTAAGGTTATCAAATCTTTTCTGTTTCCTGACCACCATTTTTACACAGCGGAAGAAATTAAAACTCTTTCTAAGTATCCGAATCTTGTTACAACAGAGAAAGATCTTGTTAAAGTAAAAGATTATGATATTGATGTGAAAGTGCCTGTTCTTGGAGTTGAGGTATTTGGACTGAAAGAGTTTATCTTAAATAGGATAAAGAATGTTGAAAAGCATGAGGAAAAGAATGAAAAAGAGTCTTTCGTACCAGATGGAGTATCTGTTTCTCAATCTGTTGAAAGAAGGATTTTTAAAGAGAGTTAG
- a CDS encoding 2-oxoacid:acceptor oxidoreductase family protein, which produces MIEIRWHARGGQGAVTASKILASSAIREGKYAQSAPDYGAERAGAPLRSFNRVSEEPITLHCLVLHPDIVVVVDPTLLKTVPILEGTDENAILVVNTDKSPAQLREYLGVEGRKIYTVNASQIAMEELKKPLMNIPMLGALVKVIEDLVSLESVEEDIKATFGKKITQELLNANLKALDRAYREVKGE; this is translated from the coding sequence ATGATAGAGATCAGATGGCATGCCAGAGGCGGCCAGGGAGCTGTTACCGCTTCTAAAATTCTTGCAAGTTCTGCTATAAGGGAAGGAAAGTACGCTCAGAGTGCTCCAGATTATGGTGCTGAAAGGGCAGGAGCTCCTTTAAGAAGTTTTAACAGGGTTTCAGAGGAGCCGATAACACTGCACTGTCTTGTTTTACATCCGGACATTGTGGTTGTGGTTGATCCGACTCTTCTTAAAACTGTTCCTATTCTTGAAGGAACTGATGAGAATGCAATTCTTGTTGTAAATACTGATAAATCACCAGCACAGCTTAGAGAGTATCTTGGTGTGGAAGGTAGAAAAATTTATACAGTTAATGCTTCTCAGATAGCTATGGAGGAGCTTAAAAAGCCTCTTATGAATATTCCTATGCTTGGTGCACTTGTTAAAGTTATAGAGGACCTTGTTTCTCTTGAGAGTGTGGAAGAGGACATAAAGGCAACATTTGGCAAAAAGATAACTCAAGAGCTTCTTAATGCAAACTTAAAAGCTCTTGACAGAGCTTATAGGGAGGTAAAGGGCGAATGA
- a CDS encoding YbaB/EbfC family nucleoid-associated protein — MFKGGMGNMGNLMKMAKQLQKEAENLKKEIEEMEFTGSAGGAVEVVVKGDGKLVSVKISPEVAKDDVEMLEDMIVVAANQAIDKANKKMEEEMKKITGGLGNLGGLF; from the coding sequence ATGTTTAAAGGTGGTATGGGAAATATGGGAAATCTTATGAAAATGGCAAAACAGCTTCAGAAAGAGGCTGAAAATTTGAAAAAAGAGATTGAAGAGATGGAGTTTACAGGTTCTGCCGGTGGAGCTGTTGAGGTTGTTGTTAAAGGAGATGGAAAACTTGTAAGTGTTAAGATTTCTCCTGAAGTTGCAAAGGATGATGTGGAAATGCTTGAAGATATGATTGTTGTTGCAGCCAATCAGGCTATAGATAAGGCGAATAAAAAAATGGAAGAGGAGATGAAAAAGATAACAGGTGGGCTTGGAAATCTTGGAGGCCTGTTTTGA
- a CDS encoding lysophospholipid acyltransferase family protein: MKKSLSYQMEYLFLNLLKEGFLKRVSRKQALSFGSYLAKILYTKTRAKRVSEENLKFVGFDISIGEKAFENFVRCSVDFLRSEKYSFEFLDSIFSLREESTVSIEELNSLNGGILLTAHIGNWELLGGWFSRVSGGRLSVVAKPMRNRKVDSLINRIRSHLGVKVIPTGKPIEILKDLKKGKFVAILLDQRPTEKEGVLLKFLGRDTYVNKGAAILSLKTGKPVIPAFCYVEGERYSFEIHKPIYPEGKTVEELTSIYSFWIERAVRKKPEQWFWIHRRWKNSPEFKRWKESCQLSS, from the coding sequence ATGAAAAAGAGTCTTTCGTACCAGATGGAGTATCTGTTTCTCAATCTGTTGAAAGAAGGATTTTTAAAGAGAGTTAGCAGAAAGCAGGCACTTTCTTTTGGTTCCTATCTTGCGAAAATTTTATACACAAAAACGAGGGCAAAAAGAGTTTCGGAAGAAAACCTGAAATTTGTAGGATTTGACATTTCCATAGGAGAAAAAGCGTTTGAAAATTTTGTTAGATGCAGTGTTGATTTTTTAAGGTCTGAAAAATATTCTTTTGAATTTCTAGATTCAATTTTCTCCTTAAGAGAGGAAAGTACTGTATCAATTGAAGAGCTTAATTCTCTTAACGGAGGAATTTTACTGACAGCTCATATAGGAAATTGGGAGCTTTTAGGCGGATGGTTTTCCCGTGTAAGTGGCGGTAGGCTTTCTGTGGTGGCAAAACCAATGAGAAACAGAAAAGTTGATAGCTTGATAAACAGAATAAGAAGTCATCTTGGGGTTAAAGTCATTCCTACGGGAAAGCCGATTGAGATTTTAAAGGATTTAAAAAAAGGAAAGTTTGTGGCTATTCTTCTTGACCAGAGACCGACAGAGAAGGAAGGGGTGTTGCTTAAATTTTTGGGAAGAGATACATATGTGAACAAAGGAGCAGCTATTTTAAGCCTTAAAACTGGAAAACCTGTTATTCCGGCTTTTTGTTATGTGGAAGGAGAGAGATACTCTTTTGAAATTCACAAACCTATCTATCCTGAAGGAAAAACAGTGGAGGAGTTGACATCCATTTATTCTTTCTGGATAGAGAGAGCTGTAAGAAAAAAACCTGAACAATGGTTCTGGATTCACCGTAGATGGAAAAATTCACCGGAGTTTAAAAGATGGAAAGAGAGCTGCCAGTTGTCATCCTGA
- the porA gene encoding pyruvate ferredoxin oxidoreductase: MAVTIIKERKMVPYSGNMAAAEALRQINPDVVAAYPITPQTEIMHFFADFVANGLVDTELMTVESEHSALSAAVGAAAAGARAMTATAGPGLALMWEILGVASGMRLPIVIAVVNRALSAPINIHGDHSDMMGARDQGCIMLFSENAEEEYDNMIQAIKIAEDERVRLPVMVGMDGFIISHSIENVSLLTDDEVREFIGTQKMMNSLLDVDNPVTHGAIAMSDSYMEFKRQQREAMMNAYKVIREVGEEFAALRGRKYEHIETYKTEDAEYILVVMGSTAGTAKYVADRLREKGEKVGIIKVRTFRPFPYYDIADAIEASNARAIGIMDRAETFGGYSGPLFEEVCTALYTRGKIYPVTGIIYGLGGRDCNINHIEEAFDVVKKKAAGIEVPPVTYLNLKA, from the coding sequence ATGGCAGTTACAATAATAAAAGAGAGAAAGATGGTTCCGTACTCCGGAAATATGGCAGCAGCAGAAGCTCTAAGGCAGATTAATCCTGATGTTGTTGCTGCTTATCCAATTACACCTCAGACTGAAATAATGCACTTTTTTGCCGACTTTGTAGCTAACGGGCTTGTTGATACAGAACTTATGACAGTTGAGAGTGAACACAGTGCTCTTTCGGCAGCTGTTGGTGCAGCGGCGGCTGGTGCAAGAGCGATGACAGCAACAGCTGGTCCAGGTCTTGCTCTTATGTGGGAAATTCTCGGTGTTGCTTCTGGAATGAGGCTTCCCATAGTTATTGCTGTTGTTAACAGGGCTCTTTCTGCCCCGATAAACATTCACGGTGATCATTCCGATATGATGGGAGCAAGGGATCAAGGATGTATTATGCTTTTTTCGGAAAATGCAGAGGAAGAGTATGACAATATGATTCAGGCTATTAAAATAGCTGAAGATGAAAGAGTGCGTCTTCCGGTAATGGTGGGAATGGATGGTTTTATTATTTCTCACTCAATTGAAAATGTTTCCCTTTTAACCGATGATGAGGTGAGAGAGTTTATTGGAACTCAGAAGATGATGAACTCTCTTCTTGATGTTGACAATCCTGTGACTCACGGTGCTATTGCCATGTCAGATTCCTATATGGAGTTTAAGAGACAGCAGAGAGAAGCTATGATGAACGCTTATAAAGTAATTAGAGAAGTTGGTGAGGAATTTGCTGCTTTAAGGGGCAGGAAGTATGAACATATAGAAACTTATAAAACAGAGGATGCAGAATACATTCTCGTTGTTATGGGTTCTACTGCAGGTACAGCAAAATATGTGGCTGACAGGTTAAGAGAGAAAGGGGAAAAGGTTGGAATTATAAAGGTTAGAACGTTCAGGCCATTTCCTTACTACGATATTGCTGATGCTATAGAGGCATCAAATGCAAGGGCGATAGGGATTATGGATAGGGCCGAAACGTTTGGTGGATATTCAGGTCCTTTGTTTGAAGAAGTTTGCACGGCACTTTATACAAGGGGTAAAATTTATCCTGTAACAGGAATAATTTATGGTCTTGGTGGAAGGGACTGTAATATCAATCATATAGAAGAAGCTTTTGATGTTGTTAAAAAGAAAGCTGCAGGTATTGAAGTTCCACCTGTAACTTATCTTAATTTAAAAGCTTAA
- a CDS encoding thiamine pyrophosphate-dependent enzyme, which yields MAQISNKPKFVTKDEIKVPPLKELTSLREGIAPGHRLCTGCVAGTILRQMFMAAEAAGYTLIIANATGCVEVCTSIYPHTSWKVPWIHNAFENAAATITGAEAAYKALKKKGLLPSDKKVKFVALAGDGGTYDIGFQSLSGAFERNHDFIYVCYDNEAYMNTGIQRSSATPRYASTATQPAGKVIPGKPQPKKWMPEIAAAHGIPYVAQLAPSHFNDFMKKFIKALNTKGPSYLNIFCTCPRGWRAKEEEGILISKLAVETNYWPLFEVEEGKWKINYKPKNRKPVVEFLKKQGRFKHMFKPGNEHLIEELQRDVDARWERLLKLEQL from the coding sequence ATGGCTCAGATATCAAATAAACCAAAGTTTGTTACAAAAGATGAGATAAAAGTGCCACCTTTAAAGGAGCTTACCTCTTTAAGGGAAGGCATAGCACCGGGACATAGGCTCTGCACCGGTTGTGTAGCTGGAACTATTTTAAGACAGATGTTTATGGCGGCAGAAGCTGCAGGGTATACACTTATAATTGCAAATGCAACAGGATGTGTGGAGGTTTGTACTTCTATCTATCCTCATACATCGTGGAAAGTTCCCTGGATTCATAACGCTTTTGAAAATGCTGCAGCAACAATTACAGGTGCAGAAGCTGCTTACAAAGCTCTAAAGAAGAAAGGATTGCTTCCTTCCGATAAAAAAGTAAAATTTGTTGCTCTTGCAGGAGATGGAGGAACTTACGATATTGGCTTTCAATCTTTATCCGGTGCTTTTGAAAGGAATCACGATTTTATCTATGTTTGTTATGACAACGAAGCTTACATGAATACAGGAATTCAGCGTTCAAGTGCCACTCCAAGATATGCTTCCACAGCCACTCAGCCTGCTGGAAAAGTGATTCCTGGAAAACCTCAACCGAAAAAGTGGATGCCAGAAATAGCTGCTGCTCATGGGATTCCTTATGTTGCCCAGCTTGCTCCTTCCCATTTTAACGATTTTATGAAAAAATTCATTAAAGCTTTAAACACGAAAGGTCCTTCATACCTGAATATTTTCTGTACCTGCCCAAGAGGATGGAGGGCAAAAGAAGAAGAAGGTATTTTGATTTCAAAACTTGCAGTTGAAACAAACTATTGGCCCCTTTTTGAGGTTGAAGAAGGGAAGTGGAAAATAAATTATAAGCCTAAAAATAGAAAACCTGTGGTAGAATTTCTGAAAAAGCAGGGGAGATTTAAACATATGTTTAAACCCGGAAATGAGCATTTGATTGAAGAGCTTCAGAGAGATGTTGATGCAAGATGGGAAAGATTGCTTAAACTTGAACAGTTGTAA
- a CDS encoding 4Fe-4S dicluster-binding protein — MKGWKDLEIGAVITNPGSSAEYKTGEWRAWRPVFQRENCIDCMICWVFCPDSSIIVEDKKVVGIDYEHCKGCGICAFECPKSKGDDESKKALVMKPEYLFREED; from the coding sequence ATGAAAGGATGGAAGGATTTAGAAATAGGAGCTGTTATAACAAATCCTGGCTCAAGTGCAGAGTATAAAACAGGTGAGTGGCGTGCCTGGAGGCCGGTGTTTCAAAGGGAAAACTGTATAGACTGTATGATATGTTGGGTTTTCTGTCCTGACAGTTCAATAATTGTAGAAGATAAAAAAGTTGTCGGAATTGACTATGAGCACTGTAAAGGTTGCGGTATATGTGCTTTTGAGTGTCCAAAAAGTAAAGGTGATGATGAATCAAAAAAGGCACTTGTTATGAAACCGGAATATCTGTTTCGTGAGGAGGATTGA
- the hfq gene encoding RNA chaperone Hfq, with protein MQPMKVQDAFLNKLRKEKIPVNIFLTKGIKLQGIVVFFDQFTIILENEDTQQLVYKHSIATIVPLKPIKIFVYGEENSD; from the coding sequence ATGCAGCCGATGAAGGTGCAGGATGCTTTCTTGAATAAACTAAGGAAAGAGAAAATCCCTGTAAACATTTTTTTAACAAAGGGAATAAAACTTCAGGGTATTGTAGTTTTTTTTGACCAGTTTACCATTATTCTTGAAAATGAAGATACACAACAACTTGTTTATAAGCATTCCATAGCAACTATAGTTCCTTTAAAACCGATAAAGATTTTTGTTTACGGGGAGGAAAATTCTGATTAA
- a CDS encoding 3-deoxy-D-manno-octulosonic acid transferase, which translates to MSRFWLYLYNFVYLSLLPVAVPVMVYTSKKRGGFSPLRRIKTKLDVLEGRDIWIHCASIGEVNSAKPLIERLRDRVVITTFTDYGAERARKLFKDVPVYVIPFDLKFLTDRFLSFTHIKKLLIYETEIWPSLLSSAVERGIEVYIVSGKITERSFKNYRRFSQIFSPIFKNIIFLGRSVEDVKRAKDLGFKKCSVVGDLKFDSVSFFLSPLKVDIEGSRKIIVWGSTHEGEEKIAEKIHFKLKKIFPEVLTVIAPRHIGRAKEIKDSLSGKVVLRTETRQISRDTDFYIVNTIGELTSFYAVSDVSVVGGTFNRKIGGHNPLEPMALGKPVVIGPYYYHFKDVVEKVRKALIFADESSLFDKIFSLFKNREFASSVGAVGKNIILEEKGVIERILKEVSIES; encoded by the coding sequence ATGAGCAGATTCTGGCTTTATCTTTATAATTTTGTATATCTTTCTCTTCTTCCGGTTGCGGTTCCTGTTATGGTTTATACCTCAAAAAAGAGGGGAGGATTTTCTCCACTAAGAAGAATTAAAACTAAACTGGATGTTTTAGAGGGAAGGGATATATGGATACACTGTGCAAGTATAGGGGAGGTAAATTCTGCAAAACCTCTTATTGAAAGATTGAGAGATAGAGTTGTGATAACAACTTTTACAGATTACGGTGCAGAAAGGGCGAGAAAGCTTTTTAAAGATGTTCCTGTCTATGTTATTCCTTTTGATTTAAAGTTTTTAACAGATAGATTTTTATCTTTCACTCATATAAAAAAGCTTCTTATTTATGAAACAGAAATATGGCCCTCTCTACTTTCTTCTGCTGTTGAAAGAGGGATTGAGGTTTATATTGTGAGCGGAAAGATAACAGAAAGATCTTTTAAAAATTACAGAAGGTTTTCTCAGATTTTTTCTCCTATTTTTAAAAATATTATTTTTTTAGGTAGAAGCGTTGAAGATGTTAAAAGGGCTAAAGATTTAGGATTCAAAAAATGTTCTGTTGTTGGAGATTTAAAGTTTGACAGTGTTTCATTTTTTCTATCGCCCTTAAAAGTTGATATAGAAGGAAGCAGAAAGATTATTGTCTGGGGTAGCACCCATGAAGGGGAAGAGAAAATCGCTGAGAAGATTCATTTTAAACTTAAAAAAATTTTTCCTGAAGTTTTAACTGTTATTGCTCCAAGGCACATTGGAAGGGCTAAGGAGATTAAAGATTCTCTTTCTGGAAAAGTGGTTTTGAGAACGGAAACAAGACAAATTTCTCGGGATACAGATTTTTATATTGTTAATACGATAGGTGAGCTTACATCCTTTTATGCCGTTTCTGATGTTTCTGTTGTAGGCGGAACTTTTAACAGGAAAATAGGTGGACATAATCCTCTTGAACCTATGGCGCTTGGAAAGCCGGTTGTTATTGGACCTTATTACTACCATTTTAAAGATGTTGTAGAGAAGGTTAGAAAAGCACTTATTTTTGCAGATGAAAGCTCTCTGTTTGATAAAATTTTCTCTCTTTTTAAAAATAGAGAATTTGCATCTTCAGTCGGTGCTGTTGGAAAAAATATAATTTTAGAAGAGAAAGGTGTAATTGAAAGAATTTTGAAAGAGGTATCTATTGAATCTTGA